A stretch of the Vibrio aquimaris genome encodes the following:
- a CDS encoding OmpA family protein, which yields MNYKKTMLLALSVLIANSAFAIEAQQSDENEKGVIETLISNGLYFQVGGGLAQFKDDPYKNDNDITSLKYNIGISTQPFNFEFGYLSFSDGDGFSIKGLDVLAKHKWSLSRDGGLFAGAGGYFYNAEMNKQFLDSPPETSGVSPYLSVGGYYALSEYIDVSLQFDSFFNVSVIDQYYDKKDSKQLNQVSLSLILHPWSNSRYDAQPIEFIEEPVKQEVKLGQNSAEYSYDDATLSAEMKEQLTQFAIKVTELESYDVVVIGGADSKPGFVEYNTRLARKRAKRVADFLILHGVDERNIHLETSVVEKEESDQDARKVEIAVKGTKVVNTY from the coding sequence ATGAATTATAAAAAAACTATGTTATTAGCTCTTTCTGTACTTATAGCTAACTCGGCTTTTGCTATTGAAGCTCAGCAGTCGGATGAAAATGAGAAAGGCGTTATTGAAACATTAATATCTAACGGGTTGTATTTTCAGGTAGGGGGAGGTCTTGCGCAATTTAAGGACGACCCTTACAAAAATGACAATGACATCACCAGCTTGAAATACAACATAGGTATTAGTACACAACCATTTAACTTCGAATTCGGTTACCTAAGTTTTTCCGATGGCGATGGTTTTAGTATTAAGGGCTTAGATGTACTGGCTAAACATAAATGGTCTCTGTCACGTGATGGAGGCTTATTTGCTGGTGCTGGTGGCTATTTTTATAATGCTGAAATGAACAAACAATTTCTGGACTCACCGCCAGAAACTAGTGGTGTATCACCATACCTTTCGGTTGGCGGTTACTATGCTTTGAGTGAATACATTGATGTTTCCTTACAGTTTGACAGCTTTTTCAATGTGAGTGTGATCGATCAATACTACGATAAAAAAGATAGTAAGCAGCTTAACCAAGTTAGCTTGTCTTTGATCCTTCACCCATGGTCAAACAGCCGCTACGACGCTCAACCTATAGAGTTTATTGAAGAACCAGTAAAACAAGAGGTGAAGTTAGGCCAAAATAGTGCAGAATATAGTTATGATGATGCTACGCTTAGCGCTGAGATGAAGGAGCAACTAACTCAGTTCGCAATTAAAGTTACTGAATTAGAAAGCTATGATGTGGTAGTAATTGGTGGAGCAGATAGTAAGCCTGGATTTGTAGAGTATAACACTCGACTAGCTCGAAAGAGAGCAAAGCGAGTAGCGGACTTTTTGATTTTACACGGTGTGGACGAGAGGAATATTCATCTTGAGACATCTGTTGTTGAGAAAGAAGAAAGTGATCAAGATGCTCGTAAAGTTGAAATAGCTGTCAAAGGTACAAAGGTCGTTAATACATATTAA
- the ppsA gene encoding phosphoenolpyruvate synthase: MQKNTLWFDSLSMSDVDKVGGKNASLGEMVSNLANAGVSVPNGFATTSYAFNQFLDFEGLDERIHGLLDKLDVEDVDALRKTGATIRQWVLEAPFPADLEQDIRNNYQELIEGNTELSVAVRSSATAEDLPDASFAGQQETFLNVSGIDAVLEATKHVYASLFNDRAISYRVHQGFDHRGISLSAGIQRMVRSDKASSGVMFTLDTESGFDKVVFITSSWGLGEMVVQGAVNPDEFYVHKPMLEAGEQAIVKKTFGSKLIKMIYSDNPEIGKQVDTIDTTEKERHQFSLNDEEITELAKQAMIIEKHYQRPMDIEWAKDGIDGKLYIVQARPETVCSQSEQNVIERYELSNKADVLVEGRAIGQRIGSGPVRLVDSLDQMSLVQDGDVLVTDMTDPDWEPVMKKASAIITNRGGRTCHAAIIARELGIPAIVGCGNATSSLTDGSLVTVSCSEGETGYVYNGQLDFDIKRSTVDELPVLPTKVMMNVGNPDRAFDFAQIPNEGVGLARLEFIINKMIGIHPKALLNFDTQTDELKAEISERIRGYKDPIDFYVSKLTEGIATIAAAFWPKRVIVRMSDFKSNEYSNLVGGKGYEPHEENPMLGFRGASRYISPVFEDCFELETLAIKRVRDDMGLKNVEIMIPFVRTPSEAASVIDILAKYGLRRGDQGLKVIMMCELPSNAVLAEDFLKYFDGFSIGSNDMTQLTLGLDRDSGDVAHLFDERNPAVKAMLKMAIDAASKAGKYVGICGQGPSDHDDLAEWLMEQGISSVSLNPDTVIDTWLKLGKVANK; this comes from the coding sequence ATGCAAAAGAACACCCTCTGGTTTGATAGCCTATCCATGTCAGACGTCGACAAAGTCGGCGGTAAAAACGCCTCACTTGGCGAAATGGTTTCTAATCTGGCGAATGCCGGTGTTTCAGTGCCCAACGGTTTTGCCACTACTTCATACGCATTTAACCAATTTCTAGATTTTGAGGGTCTAGATGAACGTATTCATGGATTGCTTGACAAGCTGGATGTTGAAGACGTCGATGCCTTGAGAAAAACAGGGGCTACAATCCGTCAATGGGTGCTCGAGGCTCCCTTCCCTGCCGATCTTGAGCAGGACATACGGAATAATTACCAAGAACTTATTGAGGGCAATACAGAGCTGTCTGTTGCTGTGCGCTCCTCAGCTACTGCAGAAGATTTACCTGATGCTTCATTTGCGGGTCAGCAAGAGACATTTCTCAATGTCAGCGGCATAGATGCTGTGCTTGAAGCAACTAAGCATGTTTACGCCTCTTTGTTTAACGACAGGGCAATCTCTTATCGAGTTCACCAAGGGTTTGACCACAGGGGTATTTCCTTATCTGCAGGCATCCAACGCATGGTGCGCTCCGACAAAGCGTCTTCTGGGGTCATGTTTACCTTAGATACTGAATCTGGGTTTGATAAAGTGGTCTTTATCACCTCCTCTTGGGGTTTAGGTGAAATGGTTGTTCAAGGCGCGGTAAACCCTGACGAATTCTATGTTCATAAGCCAATGCTCGAGGCCGGTGAGCAAGCCATTGTTAAAAAAACATTTGGTTCAAAACTTATCAAAATGATCTATTCAGATAACCCTGAAATAGGCAAGCAAGTCGACACCATAGATACCACAGAAAAAGAGAGACATCAGTTCTCCCTCAACGATGAGGAAATTACTGAGCTTGCTAAACAAGCAATGATCATCGAAAAACATTACCAACGCCCTATGGACATAGAGTGGGCTAAAGATGGTATCGACGGGAAACTATATATTGTCCAAGCAAGACCAGAGACTGTATGTTCTCAAAGCGAACAAAACGTAATCGAGCGCTATGAACTCAGTAACAAAGCAGACGTATTGGTGGAAGGCCGTGCGATAGGACAGCGTATCGGCTCAGGCCCTGTTCGTTTAGTCGACTCTCTAGATCAAATGTCCTTAGTTCAAGATGGAGATGTATTAGTCACTGATATGACAGATCCTGATTGGGAGCCTGTGATGAAGAAAGCATCAGCGATCATCACCAACCGTGGTGGACGAACCTGTCATGCCGCAATTATCGCTAGAGAACTCGGTATTCCTGCCATCGTTGGTTGTGGCAATGCGACATCTAGTCTGACAGACGGAAGTTTAGTAACGGTTTCATGCTCTGAAGGCGAAACAGGGTACGTATACAATGGCCAGTTAGACTTTGACATCAAACGTTCCACTGTCGATGAGCTTCCCGTTTTACCGACCAAGGTCATGATGAACGTGGGCAACCCAGATCGCGCCTTCGATTTTGCCCAGATCCCGAATGAAGGGGTTGGCTTAGCTCGCTTAGAGTTCATCATCAATAAAATGATCGGAATTCACCCCAAAGCGCTACTTAACTTTGATACACAAACCGATGAGCTTAAAGCAGAAATTAGTGAACGCATTCGTGGCTATAAAGATCCGATCGATTTCTATGTCAGCAAGCTGACTGAAGGGATTGCGACGATTGCTGCTGCTTTCTGGCCAAAGCGAGTGATTGTTCGCATGTCTGATTTTAAATCTAACGAGTACAGCAACCTAGTTGGCGGTAAAGGCTATGAGCCACATGAAGAAAACCCAATGCTTGGCTTTAGAGGAGCATCACGTTATATTTCACCAGTATTTGAAGACTGCTTTGAACTAGAAACCCTAGCAATTAAGCGTGTACGTGATGATATGGGGCTCAAGAACGTCGAAATTATGATTCCTTTTGTTCGTACACCAAGCGAAGCGGCATCGGTTATCGATATTCTGGCTAAGTATGGCCTGCGCCGCGGAGATCAAGGGCTGAAAGTTATCATGATGTGTGAATTACCTTCAAATGCCGTTCTCGCAGAGGATTTCCTTAAATACTTCGACGGCTTCTCTATCGGCTCAAACGACATGACCCAGCTTACCCTTGGTCTTGATAGAGACTCCGGTGATGTGGCTCATCTATTCGATGAACGCAACCCGGCAGTGAAAGCCATGCTTAAAATGGCGATCGATGCGGCAAGTAAAGCGGGTAAATACGTCGGCATCTGTGGTCAAGGCCCATCAGATCACGATGACTTGGCTGAATGGTTAATGGAGCAAGGCATTAGTTCTGTCTCACTTAATCCAGACACGGTTATTGATACTTGGTTAAAGCTTGGAAAAGTCGCAAACAAGTAA
- a CDS encoding acyl-CoA thioesterase: MHELLQTFPVISEVKVAWGEMDALQHVNNVVYFRYFESARLSYFQKINLSLDSSQTTIGPVLAETNCKYKLPITYPDTLFIGAKVIDIQEDRFTMEYQIVSQKIDKVCTQGQATCVMFDFINHCKVKLPSKITQGILDLEAC; this comes from the coding sequence ATGCATGAACTATTACAGACATTTCCAGTTATCAGTGAAGTTAAAGTGGCGTGGGGCGAGATGGATGCACTGCAGCATGTCAATAATGTCGTGTATTTTCGGTATTTCGAATCTGCTCGCCTGTCCTACTTTCAAAAAATAAACTTATCGCTCGATTCTTCTCAAACTACTATCGGACCCGTGTTAGCAGAAACAAACTGCAAATATAAGCTGCCCATTACCTACCCTGATACCCTTTTTATCGGTGCTAAGGTCATCGATATTCAGGAAGATAGATTCACTATGGAATATCAAATTGTCAGTCAAAAAATAGATAAAGTCTGCACTCAAGGCCAGGCAACCTGTGTGATGTTTGATTTTATAAATCATTGTAAGGTAAAACTACCTAGTAAAATAACGCAAGGAATTTTAGATCTTGAGGCTTGTTAA
- a CDS encoding LysR family transcriptional regulator, producing MIQYTLDQMLSFALTAEHGSFAKAARASGKDRTTISEHVNNLEIALNAILFERGNNKLVITEQGKALLRWSRGLIRHAEALQSFADSLSFPEQHHFKIAVDMHLPSEFILDVDIAARKLCPNITIDWIYRSRDEAVEELKSKTLDAAIILRNDQSSKLIPPSGLMACYLGEVKGRLYTAVDSPLQEFSPVNFRDLADSTRYVLQSTSDAGLGERAAFSGRQVVLNGIELVVKFIEKDGWAYLPSIPMLDNNPKVKVLDANFLNAHWSVGHVLMSRSDISGEMYQLLLDSIKDVYKESF from the coding sequence ATGATTCAATACACTTTAGATCAAATGTTATCTTTCGCTCTCACAGCAGAACATGGTTCATTTGCAAAAGCAGCTAGGGCAAGTGGTAAAGATAGGACCACTATTAGTGAACATGTTAATAACTTGGAAATTGCACTTAATGCGATTTTGTTTGAAAGAGGTAACAATAAGTTGGTGATTACGGAACAAGGTAAAGCTCTGCTACGATGGTCCCGAGGCCTCATAAGGCATGCTGAGGCCCTACAATCATTTGCTGACTCGCTGTCCTTTCCAGAGCAGCATCATTTCAAAATAGCAGTAGATATGCATCTACCTAGTGAGTTTATCTTAGATGTTGATATTGCGGCTAGAAAATTATGCCCCAATATTACCATAGATTGGATATACCGTAGCCGGGATGAGGCCGTGGAAGAGCTCAAAAGTAAAACTTTAGATGCCGCGATAATACTTAGAAATGATCAATCTTCGAAGCTAATACCACCAAGCGGCTTAATGGCATGTTACTTAGGTGAAGTCAAAGGAAGGTTGTATACTGCTGTAGATTCGCCACTTCAGGAATTTAGTCCTGTTAACTTCAGGGACTTAGCAGACAGTACGCGCTATGTACTTCAAAGTACATCGGATGCTGGCCTTGGTGAACGTGCTGCCTTTTCTGGTCGGCAAGTTGTTTTAAATGGCATAGAGCTAGTGGTAAAATTTATTGAAAAAGATGGCTGGGCTTATTTACCCTCAATCCCTATGCTAGACAACAACCCAAAAGTTAAAGTGTTAGATGCCAATTTTCTCAACGCTCATTGGTCTGTGGGGCATGTATTGATGAGCAGAAGTGATATTTCTGGAGAAATGTATCAATTATTATTAGATTCAATAAAAGACGTATATAAAGAATCATTCTAA
- a CDS encoding fimbrial biogenesis chaperone, whose translation MKNCILAIVCCLMVSTTANAALALDRTRVIYDGDSKVETVKIKNPAETPFLAQSWLTDMAGQEVQDKFIVVPPVLRIESKDYAILRIKSLPTVSQLPQDRETAYFLHVREVPPSVEHKGHSANAKVASGSIQIAIESVIKFFYRPESLKKINRIDKVIDSSTKIRRLNGNKVIIENGSPFYVTFSELKLADGEKSSKFKPFMLAPFSSKSLKIAQSERYTLSHINDYGATVSNTFVCNTQNVCTVQNKQ comes from the coding sequence ATGAAAAATTGTATTTTAGCAATCGTGTGCTGCTTGATGGTATCGACCACAGCAAACGCCGCATTAGCACTAGACAGGACTCGCGTTATTTACGATGGCGATTCTAAAGTCGAAACAGTGAAAATAAAAAATCCGGCTGAGACGCCATTTCTTGCTCAGTCTTGGTTGACAGATATGGCAGGGCAGGAAGTACAAGATAAGTTTATTGTGGTACCGCCTGTGCTGAGAATTGAAAGTAAAGATTACGCTATTTTGCGAATTAAATCTTTACCTACCGTTTCTCAGTTGCCTCAAGATAGGGAAACCGCCTATTTTTTACATGTTCGAGAAGTTCCCCCTTCAGTCGAACATAAAGGCCATAGTGCAAATGCCAAGGTAGCCAGTGGATCGATCCAAATTGCTATCGAATCTGTCATTAAATTTTTCTATAGGCCTGAAAGCCTTAAAAAAATCAATCGTATAGACAAGGTAATTGATAGTAGTACAAAAATTAGGCGTTTGAACGGTAACAAGGTTATTATCGAGAATGGTTCGCCATTTTACGTGACTTTCTCTGAACTAAAGTTAGCTGATGGAGAAAAATCCTCAAAGTTTAAACCTTTCATGTTGGCGCCTTTTTCCAGTAAGTCTCTGAAAATTGCGCAAAGTGAACGATATACGCTCAGTCATATCAACGACTATGGTGCTACCGTATCAAACACTTTCGTTTGTAATACACAAAATGTTTGCACAGTGCAAAATAAACAATAG
- a CDS encoding YjiH family protein, with protein MQNNAQTIKQTNTKGNLWMFLIPSLLGLFLFMAPIHYEGDITIPIAVLAKTIQALFGDHLVGIVTSIIIFMASASVLCRIKNPGFISRSPFLNGLFNPSPLWLLVRVIGGLAVAMTFFQVGPKAIWEENTGGLVLEGLLPTLFSVFIFAGLLLPLLLNFGLLELFGTLLSKVMRPIFNLPGRSAIDCMASWLGDGSVGILLTSKQYETKFYTQREAAVVGTTFSAVSITFSLVVLAQVELEHLFLPFYGAICLAGIVAAIVIPRIPPLSMKKDTFIDGSTPAEDADLVPEGHSNFSWGMELALAKAGKVKSLGSVFGEGVRNAIDMVFGVLPVVMGLGTIALVIAEYTSVFSFLGQPFIPFLELLGVPEAVAASETVVVGFADMFIPAILASSIDNEMTRFVIAAMSVTQLIYMSEVGALLLGSRIPVNIFELFTIFILRTLITLPVIAGVAHLIF; from the coding sequence ATGCAGAATAACGCTCAAACTATTAAACAGACAAATACCAAAGGTAATCTTTGGATGTTTTTGATCCCTTCGTTACTGGGTTTGTTCCTTTTCATGGCACCCATTCACTATGAAGGGGACATCACTATTCCTATTGCTGTCCTAGCTAAAACTATTCAAGCATTATTCGGTGACCATCTAGTCGGCATCGTTACGTCAATCATTATTTTTATGGCCTCAGCTTCAGTCCTGTGCCGGATAAAAAACCCTGGATTCATATCTCGTAGCCCATTCTTAAACGGACTTTTTAATCCCAGCCCCCTTTGGTTACTAGTACGTGTCATAGGTGGCCTTGCCGTTGCTATGACATTCTTCCAGGTAGGCCCCAAAGCAATCTGGGAAGAAAATACCGGAGGGCTGGTACTCGAAGGCCTATTACCAACACTCTTCTCGGTATTTATCTTTGCTGGTTTGCTACTACCTCTATTGCTTAATTTTGGATTATTGGAATTGTTTGGCACTTTGCTTAGCAAGGTAATGCGTCCAATCTTTAACCTTCCCGGCAGAAGTGCTATAGACTGTATGGCATCATGGCTTGGAGATGGTTCTGTTGGAATTCTTCTAACTAGCAAACAGTACGAAACTAAATTTTATACTCAAAGAGAAGCTGCCGTTGTCGGGACTACTTTCTCTGCCGTGTCCATCACCTTTAGCTTGGTTGTACTGGCACAAGTTGAACTTGAACATTTATTTTTGCCTTTTTATGGTGCCATATGTCTAGCCGGGATCGTTGCCGCGATTGTCATTCCACGTATTCCGCCATTGAGTATGAAAAAGGACACCTTTATTGACGGTTCTACACCCGCTGAAGATGCTGACCTAGTTCCTGAAGGCCATAGCAACTTTTCTTGGGGTATGGAGCTAGCGTTAGCAAAAGCAGGTAAAGTTAAATCACTGGGTTCTGTTTTTGGTGAAGGTGTTCGCAATGCTATTGACATGGTATTTGGTGTTCTACCTGTGGTCATGGGGCTAGGTACTATCGCTTTAGTGATTGCCGAATACACTTCTGTATTTAGTTTCCTTGGTCAACCCTTTATTCCATTTTTAGAGTTACTTGGAGTTCCAGAAGCTGTTGCCGCTTCAGAGACTGTTGTTGTAGGCTTTGCTGATATGTTTATTCCAGCAATTTTAGCAAGCTCAATTGATAATGAAATGACTCGCTTTGTTATTGCAGCCATGTCTGTCACTCAGCTGATTTACATGTCAGAGGTGGGCGCACTACTTCTTGGCAGCCGTATTCCTGTTAATATCTTTGAGCTGTTCACTATTTTTATCCTGCGAACTTTAATTACTCTGCCAGTCATTGCTGGCGTCGCTCATCTGATTTTCTAG
- the ppsR gene encoding posphoenolpyruvate synthetase regulatory kinase/phosphorylase PpsR: protein MQIDIQSRDVFYVSDGTAITCETLGHVVIGQFPLNAHEKTFPFVESEDKLDDLLREIEQSYQRTGRKPLVFFSIVIPRIKHRLLQAPAHSYDVLADIVEQVKGDIEMEPQPKLQRSRSVGKDSASYFDRIAAIEYTLAHDDGITLKGLDEADIILLGVSRSGKTPTSLYMAMQFGLRVVNYPFIDEDIRRLRLLPEFEIHRHKLFGLTIDPQRLNEIRENRLAGSDYASTEQCISELKSVESLFRREAIPYINTSSLSVEEISTRILEKAGLRRRLL, encoded by the coding sequence ATGCAAATTGATATTCAAAGTCGTGATGTATTCTATGTTTCTGATGGAACTGCTATTACGTGCGAGACATTGGGGCATGTGGTGATTGGTCAGTTTCCACTCAACGCCCATGAAAAGACATTTCCTTTTGTGGAAAGTGAAGACAAACTTGACGACCTGCTTAGGGAAATTGAGCAGTCTTACCAAAGAACTGGTCGAAAGCCCTTGGTGTTTTTCTCGATTGTTATTCCACGTATCAAACACAGGCTTTTGCAAGCTCCTGCTCATAGCTACGATGTGCTCGCGGATATTGTCGAGCAGGTCAAAGGCGATATAGAGATGGAGCCTCAGCCTAAATTGCAGCGCTCACGGAGTGTTGGTAAAGATTCGGCCTCGTATTTTGATCGTATCGCAGCGATAGAATACACCCTAGCACATGATGATGGTATCACCCTCAAAGGTTTAGATGAGGCTGATATTATCTTGCTTGGTGTTTCACGTAGTGGAAAGACCCCAACCAGTTTGTATATGGCCATGCAATTCGGCTTGCGAGTGGTCAACTATCCTTTTATTGATGAAGATATTCGTCGTTTGAGGCTATTACCTGAGTTTGAAATACACAGGCATAAACTGTTTGGCTTAACCATTGATCCACAAAGATTAAATGAAATCAGGGAAAATAGGCTGGCAGGAAGCGATTATGCCAGTACAGAGCAATGTATTAGTGAATTAAAGAGTGTTGAGTCTCTGTTTCGACGCGAGGCCATTCCCTACATTAACACATCATCACTTTCCGTTGAGGAAATATCAACCCGTATTCTAGAAAAGGCCGGTCTGCGGCGTCGACTATTATGA
- a CDS encoding adhesin — translation MRKLILTLLLFAIGNIFAPSVWALACYSESEGGHFGGSGPGGVTNFYIDPSASVPVDETNGQIVWRGPSQTVTVTCYKDATHYPSFRYEREQVYFWPGKTGDTSVPNIPGIKVGFRYEGTDIYGVKAAVNNFVVPACRSGESYSDCEERTKTSLTITYQPIIVTAPGTFTGYSQAINIFQVDGEHGYNGLYANYRSVIANMDILQPSKCLVELEIQNNDIDYGRISADEVGQAAQLPLTIIVRNLKYGPDCPSVKLRGYFDNVRDLTNKSYIPVFDEDGKEIDSLGIKLYTLGGQEVELNEPVGDGYEVAQVGYDRYIAKLIPRGSSDIKKGKFEGMVVYTVSYL, via the coding sequence ATGAGAAAGCTAATTTTAACCCTGCTATTGTTCGCTATTGGGAATATATTCGCCCCGAGTGTATGGGCCCTAGCTTGTTATAGTGAAAGCGAAGGTGGGCATTTTGGTGGCAGTGGTCCAGGCGGCGTGACCAATTTTTATATCGATCCATCAGCATCTGTACCTGTGGATGAAACCAATGGTCAAATTGTATGGCGTGGGCCATCACAGACAGTAACCGTGACCTGCTACAAGGATGCTACACACTATCCTTCTTTTAGATATGAACGAGAACAAGTTTATTTTTGGCCAGGGAAAACAGGAGACACTTCTGTACCAAATATCCCAGGTATAAAAGTCGGCTTTCGCTATGAAGGAACTGACATCTATGGTGTTAAAGCTGCGGTCAACAACTTTGTTGTGCCTGCGTGTCGCAGTGGTGAAAGCTATTCAGATTGTGAAGAGCGAACCAAAACATCACTCACAATTACTTATCAACCAATTATTGTCACTGCGCCCGGTACTTTTACTGGCTATAGCCAAGCGATAAACATCTTCCAAGTTGATGGAGAACATGGGTATAACGGTCTATACGCAAATTATCGAAGCGTGATTGCTAATATGGACATTCTTCAGCCTTCTAAATGCTTAGTTGAGCTAGAAATCCAGAATAATGATATTGACTATGGCCGAATAAGTGCCGATGAGGTTGGTCAAGCTGCGCAGCTTCCTCTCACTATCATAGTCAGAAACTTAAAGTATGGTCCTGATTGCCCATCGGTTAAATTGCGTGGTTATTTTGATAACGTTCGCGATCTTACTAATAAGTCATATATTCCTGTTTTTGATGAAGATGGCAAAGAAATTGATTCTTTAGGTATCAAGTTATACACCCTCGGAGGTCAAGAGGTGGAATTAAACGAACCTGTTGGCGATGGCTATGAAGTTGCACAAGTCGGTTATGACCGTTACATCGCAAAACTAATTCCGCGTGGTTCTTCTGACATCAAAAAAGGTAAGTTTGAGGGAATGGTAGTGTATACCGTTTCTTACTTGTAA
- a CDS encoding ferredoxin--NADP reductase — MTAPNGFNLAYLEQRTDWTDELFSLRLTGASLDFKAGQFTKLALHDDAGRLVSRAYSLVNAPLNNSGALEFLVVANPQGKLTPDLHKLKEGDQVYVGNTAHGDLIFSSIPKSTQDLWLLSTGTGIGPFLSLLDDANVRLGQDKIVLVHGVRREKDLVYRYLIDQLLEQYQGRLLYLPIVSREESSFALSGRIPQLLQANQIQDIAKVQLTKESSFAMLCGNPEMIKETTQTLQSFGLEKYRRATGGNVIFERYW; from the coding sequence ATGACAGCACCTAACGGTTTTAATCTCGCTTATTTAGAGCAACGTACGGACTGGACTGATGAGCTATTCAGCTTGCGCTTGACTGGCGCTTCACTTGATTTTAAAGCGGGTCAATTCACCAAACTTGCACTGCATGATGACGCTGGCCGACTGGTTAGCCGCGCTTATTCGCTTGTTAATGCACCTCTTAATAACAGTGGCGCACTTGAATTCCTAGTGGTTGCGAATCCTCAAGGAAAACTAACGCCTGACTTACACAAGTTGAAAGAAGGCGATCAAGTTTATGTAGGTAACACAGCTCATGGGGATCTCATTTTCAGTTCAATTCCAAAATCTACTCAGGATCTATGGCTACTCTCGACAGGAACAGGCATTGGCCCTTTTTTATCATTGCTCGATGACGCCAACGTTAGATTAGGTCAGGATAAAATTGTATTGGTTCACGGAGTCAGACGTGAAAAAGACCTAGTGTATCGTTACTTGATTGATCAGTTGTTGGAACAATATCAAGGTCGCCTTTTATATTTACCTATTGTTTCAAGAGAGGAATCCTCTTTTGCATTAAGTGGGCGTATCCCTCAATTGCTGCAGGCTAATCAAATTCAGGACATAGCTAAAGTACAACTTACCAAAGAGAGCAGTTTTGCCATGTTGTGTGGTAATCCTGAAATGATTAAAGAAACGACCCAAACATTACAGTCTTTTGGTCTTGAGAAATATCGTAGAGCGACAGGTGGAAATGTTATTTTTGAACGTTATTGGTAA